In Pseudoxanthomonas sp., one genomic interval encodes:
- a CDS encoding thiamine pyrophosphate-dependent enzyme has product MTAHPPIPARMKGLNRAEICDQNFIEFVKEWNGHVGVRPAPGDAVLPGSALDAKGFIELLESQLISRHLDLMARVLRVQNKVFYTIGSSGHEGNAMVARLTRHTDPAFLHYRSGGFMAERFRKLPGMDPVMDSALSFAASAEDPASGGRHKVWGSKPLWVLPQTSTIASHLPKALGTAVAIEQARRIGHALPIPDDSIAICSFGDASSNHATAQTAFNAAAWTAYQTLPAPVLFVCEDNGIGISVKTPDGWIGRNFRDRRDLDYFHADGLDLATGYGQVQAAVEHCRRTRRPTFLHLRTTRIMGHAGTDFEIEWRPLEELCAVEATDPLLRSAAIALESGLLSKEALLDLYEATRTRCFAAAEDADRRPRITTLDHVMAPLAPYTPDAVAKEAARTAPHETRVAAFGSEDKLPETLPPRHLAIQINNALHDLFCKYPETLLFGEDVAQKGGVYTVTKGLQKAFKGTRVFNTLLDETMILGLAQGYANLGMLPIPEIQYLAYFHNACDQIRGEAASLQFFSNNQYRNPMVVRIAGLGYQRGFGGHFHNDNSITALRDIPGLVVGCPSRGDDAATMLRTLAALAKVDGRVSIFLEPIALYMTKDLHEAGDGQWLFPYPAQDEAMALGEGRVYGKGADDLVVFTYGNGVPMSLRAARSIEKKHSWKVRVVDLRWLVPLNATFIADQAKTAKRLLVVDEGRHAAGVGEGVITAIAEAGYAATPFQRVVGADTYTPLAGAAFLVLPGDEDIVAAADRLA; this is encoded by the coding sequence ATGACGGCACATCCTCCCATTCCTGCCCGCATGAAGGGCCTCAACCGCGCCGAGATCTGCGACCAGAACTTCATCGAGTTCGTGAAGGAATGGAACGGACACGTCGGTGTCAGGCCGGCGCCCGGCGATGCGGTCCTGCCAGGTAGTGCGCTGGACGCAAAGGGGTTCATCGAACTGCTGGAATCCCAGCTGATCTCCCGGCATCTCGACCTGATGGCGCGCGTGCTGCGCGTGCAGAACAAGGTCTTCTACACCATCGGCAGCTCCGGCCACGAAGGCAACGCGATGGTCGCGCGGCTGACGCGGCATACCGATCCGGCCTTCCTGCATTACCGCAGCGGCGGTTTCATGGCCGAGCGCTTCCGCAAGCTGCCGGGCATGGATCCGGTGATGGATTCCGCGCTGAGCTTCGCGGCGAGCGCCGAGGACCCCGCCTCCGGCGGTCGCCACAAGGTATGGGGCAGCAAGCCGTTGTGGGTGCTGCCGCAGACCTCGACCATCGCCTCGCATCTGCCGAAGGCGCTGGGCACGGCCGTGGCCATCGAACAGGCGCGCCGCATCGGCCATGCGCTGCCCATCCCCGACGACAGCATCGCGATCTGCTCGTTCGGCGATGCGTCGAGCAACCATGCCACCGCACAGACCGCCTTCAACGCCGCTGCTTGGACCGCGTACCAGACGCTGCCGGCGCCGGTGCTGTTCGTCTGCGAGGACAACGGCATCGGTATCTCGGTGAAGACGCCGGACGGCTGGATCGGGCGCAATTTCCGCGACCGCAGGGACCTGGACTACTTCCATGCCGACGGCCTGGACCTGGCGACCGGCTACGGGCAGGTGCAGGCGGCGGTCGAGCATTGCCGCCGCACGCGCCGCCCGACGTTCCTGCACCTGCGCACCACGCGCATCATGGGTCACGCCGGTACCGACTTCGAGATCGAATGGCGGCCCCTGGAGGAGTTGTGCGCCGTGGAGGCCACCGATCCGTTGCTGCGCTCGGCGGCGATCGCGCTGGAATCCGGGCTGTTGTCGAAGGAGGCACTGCTGGACCTGTACGAAGCCACGCGCACGCGCTGCTTCGCCGCCGCCGAGGATGCGGATCGTCGGCCTCGCATCACCACGCTGGACCACGTGATGGCACCGCTGGCGCCGTACACGCCGGATGCCGTGGCGAAGGAAGCGGCGCGCACCGCACCTCACGAGACGCGCGTCGCCGCCTTCGGCAGCGAGGACAAGCTGCCGGAGACGCTGCCGCCGCGCCATCTGGCCATCCAGATCAACAACGCGCTGCACGACCTGTTCTGCAAGTACCCGGAGACGCTGCTGTTCGGCGAGGACGTGGCCCAGAAGGGCGGCGTCTACACGGTGACCAAGGGCCTGCAGAAGGCGTTCAAGGGCACGCGCGTGTTCAATACGCTGCTGGACGAGACGATGATCCTCGGCCTGGCGCAGGGCTACGCCAACCTCGGCATGCTGCCGATCCCGGAGATCCAGTACCTGGCGTATTTCCACAACGCCTGCGACCAGATCCGCGGCGAGGCGGCCAGCCTGCAGTTCTTCAGCAACAACCAGTACCGCAACCCCATGGTCGTGCGCATCGCCGGGCTGGGCTACCAGCGCGGCTTCGGCGGCCACTTCCACAACGACAACTCGATCACCGCACTGCGGGACATTCCCGGCCTGGTCGTGGGCTGTCCGTCGCGCGGCGACGATGCGGCCACCATGCTGCGCACGCTGGCGGCGCTTGCGAAGGTGGACGGCCGCGTGTCGATCTTCCTGGAGCCGATCGCGCTGTACATGACCAAGGACCTGCACGAGGCCGGCGATGGCCAATGGCTGTTCCCGTATCCCGCGCAGGACGAGGCGATGGCGCTGGGCGAGGGGCGCGTGTACGGCAAGGGCGCCGATGATCTGGTCGTCTTCACCTACGGCAACGGCGTGCCGATGAGCCTGCGCGCCGCGCGCAGCATCGAAAAGAAACACAGCTGGAAGGTGCGCGTGGTCGACCTGCGCTGGCTGGTGCCGCTCAATGCGACCTTCATCGCCGACCAGGCGAAAACGGCGAAGCGCCTCCTGGTGGTGGACGAAGGTCGTCATGCCGCCGGGGTGGGCGAGGGGGTCATCACCGCCATCGCCGAAGCGGGGTACGCGGCCACGCCGTTCCAGCGCGTGGTCGGTGCGGATACCTACACGCCGCTGGCGGGCGCCGCATTCCTGGTCTTGCCCGGCGACGAGGACATCGTCGCAGCGGCCGACCGGCTGGCATGA
- a CDS encoding glutathione S-transferase family protein → MSPESVTVHGMSRSGNCHKVRLLLEQLRRPYAWTEVDSANGGTRTPAYLAKNPNGKVPMLERADGAVLVESNAILCWLAEGTPLLPADVWQRAQALSWLFFEQYSHEPYIAVARFIRGWTPLDSPRRADLPRLQERGAQALAVMEKHLQGAAWFTGDDYGVADIALFAYTHCADDGGFDLAAYPYITDWLARVRATPGFVPMPGVSDEVAARLVSSRDRANT, encoded by the coding sequence ATGTCGCCTGAGTCCGTCACCGTCCATGGCATGTCCAGGTCGGGCAACTGCCACAAGGTGCGCCTGCTGCTCGAGCAGCTGCGACGTCCGTATGCGTGGACGGAAGTCGACAGCGCGAACGGCGGTACCCGCACGCCCGCGTATCTCGCGAAGAACCCGAACGGCAAGGTGCCGATGCTGGAACGCGCCGATGGCGCCGTCCTCGTGGAGTCGAACGCGATCCTCTGCTGGCTGGCAGAAGGCACGCCGCTGCTGCCCGCCGATGTCTGGCAGCGGGCGCAGGCGCTGAGCTGGCTGTTCTTCGAGCAGTACAGCCACGAGCCCTACATCGCGGTGGCGCGTTTCATCCGCGGTTGGACGCCCCTCGACTCGCCGCGCCGCGCCGACCTGCCTCGCCTGCAGGAACGCGGCGCCCAGGCGCTGGCCGTGATGGAGAAGCACCTGCAAGGCGCGGCCTGGTTCACCGGCGACGACTACGGCGTGGCCGACATCGCGCTGTTCGCCTACACCCACTGCGCGGACGACGGCGGTTTCGACCTTGCCGCGTATCCGTACATCACCGACTGGCTGGCGCGCGTGCGCGCCACGCCGGGTTTCGTCCCCATGCCGGGCGTCAGCGACGAGGTCGCGGCGCGCCTGGTGTCTTCCCGAGACCGAGCGAACACATGA
- a CDS encoding GNAT family N-acetyltransferase, giving the protein MDLSRFQIETPRLLLRLPRQEDYEAWAAFGADGEATRYIGGVQARSPAWRSLAATLGSWHLQGFGMFSVIEKTSGRWVGRVGPWQPEGWPGTEVGWSIAREAWGRGYAPEAASASIGWAFEHLRWQEVIHTIDPQNANSKAVAAKLGSTYWRMDRLPEPHHEKPVEVWGQTRAQWQARRAAHP; this is encoded by the coding sequence ATGGACCTTTCCCGCTTCCAAATCGAAACCCCACGCCTGTTGCTGCGGCTGCCGCGGCAGGAGGATTACGAGGCATGGGCGGCGTTCGGTGCCGACGGGGAGGCCACGCGCTACATCGGTGGCGTGCAGGCGCGCTCGCCCGCATGGCGCAGTCTCGCGGCGACGCTGGGTAGTTGGCACCTGCAGGGTTTCGGCATGTTTTCGGTGATCGAGAAGACCAGTGGCCGCTGGGTCGGTCGCGTCGGGCCCTGGCAGCCCGAAGGGTGGCCGGGCACCGAGGTCGGCTGGAGCATCGCACGCGAGGCCTGGGGGCGCGGCTATGCGCCGGAAGCGGCGAGCGCGAGCATCGGGTGGGCGTTCGAGCACCTGCGCTGGCAGGAGGTGATCCACACCATCGACCCGCAGAACGCCAACTCGAAGGCGGTGGCCGCCAAACTCGGGTCGACCTATTGGCGCATGGATCGCCTGCCCGAACCCCATCATGAAAAACCGGTGGAGGTGTGGGGCCAGACACGCGCGCAGTGGCAGGCACGCAGGGCCGCACATCCGTGA
- a CDS encoding acyl-CoA dehydrogenase family protein: protein MALNPYDLFDVRSLLTEEERAVQDAVARFTDERVRPIIGDAFDQGRFPKELVPEIAELGLLGSSLPEKYGCAGLNAVSYGLICQELERGDSGIRSFVSVQSSLCMYPIYAYGSEEQRQRWLPDMAAGKVIGCFGLTEPHGGSDPANMKTTARRDGDDWVINGSKMWITNGNLADIAIVWAQTDDGIQGFLLEKGMAGFTAQEIKHKMSLRASVTSALFFDNVRVPDSSRLPNVKGLKGPLGCLTQARYGITWGPIGAAIACLDEVLAYTKERILFDRPVAATQSAQIKMADMARRITLAQLLSLQLGRLKDAGTMAPAQVSLAKWNNCRMAIDIARECRDLLGGAGITTEHAAIRHALNLESVITYEGTETVHQLVIGRELTGINAF, encoded by the coding sequence ATGGCCTTGAATCCGTACGACCTTTTCGACGTCCGTTCGCTGCTGACCGAAGAGGAGCGCGCCGTCCAGGACGCCGTCGCACGCTTCACGGACGAGCGCGTACGGCCGATCATCGGCGACGCCTTCGACCAGGGCCGGTTCCCGAAGGAACTGGTCCCGGAAATCGCGGAACTGGGCCTGCTGGGCTCCTCGCTGCCTGAGAAGTACGGCTGTGCCGGCCTCAATGCGGTCAGCTACGGCCTGATCTGCCAGGAGCTGGAACGCGGCGACAGCGGCATCCGCAGTTTCGTCAGCGTGCAGTCCTCGCTGTGCATGTATCCGATCTACGCCTACGGCAGCGAAGAGCAGCGCCAGCGCTGGCTGCCGGACATGGCGGCCGGCAAGGTGATCGGCTGCTTCGGCCTGACCGAACCGCACGGCGGTTCCGACCCGGCCAACATGAAGACCACCGCACGCCGCGATGGCGACGACTGGGTGATCAACGGCTCGAAGATGTGGATCACCAACGGCAACCTGGCCGACATCGCCATCGTGTGGGCGCAGACCGATGACGGGATCCAGGGCTTTCTGCTCGAGAAGGGCATGGCCGGCTTCACCGCGCAGGAGATCAAGCACAAGATGAGCCTGCGCGCCTCGGTGACCAGCGCGCTGTTCTTCGACAATGTACGGGTACCCGACAGCAGCCGCCTGCCGAACGTCAAGGGCCTGAAGGGTCCGCTGGGCTGCCTGACCCAGGCCCGCTACGGCATCACCTGGGGTCCGATCGGGGCGGCCATCGCCTGCCTCGACGAAGTGCTGGCCTACACCAAGGAACGCATCCTGTTCGACCGGCCGGTGGCGGCCACGCAGAGCGCGCAGATCAAGATGGCCGACATGGCGCGCCGCATCACCCTGGCGCAGCTGCTGTCGCTGCAACTGGGTCGCCTGAAGGATGCCGGCACGATGGCGCCGGCGCAGGTGTCGCTGGCGAAGTGGAACAACTGCCGCATGGCCATCGACATTGCGCGCGAATGCCGCGACCTGCTCGGCGGTGCCGGCATCACCACCGAGCACGCCGCCATCCGCCACGCCCTGAATCTTGAATCGGTGATCACCTACGAAGGCACGGAAACCGTGCACCAACTGGTGATCGGACGAGAACTGACGGGCATCAACGCGTTCTGA
- a CDS encoding glycine zipper 2TM domain-containing protein: MKSNTTTILVAVGALLVGGVATAAFLKGGDKGPTAQDGLVTAADGSLIADDTAATGNEIPTGTLQYATVVKADPVTSSEKLYATVIGTEAVRETTTTSTPREVCEDVVVQERLPERDGNVGGTVAGAVIGGLLGNQVGGGSGKKAATVAGAVAGGAIGNTVDKRHVGGRVVSRTERQCHTENATSESSRVTGYNVTYRNPDGSTGTMRMDSKPGSRIALGTTDKVIGYDVTYRFEGQDKTIRLDQKPGDRLPVIDGQVVTQTARVDAPDQG, from the coding sequence ATGAAGAGCAACACCACAACGATTCTAGTCGCCGTCGGCGCGCTGCTGGTGGGTGGCGTGGCCACCGCCGCATTTCTCAAGGGGGGCGACAAGGGGCCGACCGCGCAGGACGGTTTGGTGACGGCAGCCGACGGCTCGTTGATCGCGGACGACACGGCGGCCACCGGCAACGAGATCCCGACGGGGACGTTGCAGTACGCCACGGTGGTGAAGGCCGATCCGGTCACCAGTTCGGAGAAGCTCTACGCCACGGTCATCGGTACCGAAGCGGTGCGCGAGACCACCACGACCAGCACGCCGCGCGAGGTCTGCGAGGACGTGGTGGTGCAGGAGCGCCTGCCGGAGCGCGACGGCAACGTCGGCGGCACGGTCGCCGGCGCGGTGATCGGTGGCCTGCTGGGCAACCAGGTGGGCGGCGGCAGCGGCAAGAAGGCGGCCACGGTCGCCGGTGCGGTGGCCGGTGGCGCCATCGGCAATACGGTGGACAAGCGCCACGTCGGTGGCCGGGTCGTCAGCCGTACCGAACGCCAGTGCCACACCGAGAACGCCACGTCCGAATCCTCGCGCGTCACCGGCTACAACGTGACCTACCGCAACCCGGACGGGTCCACCGGCACCATGCGCATGGACAGCAAGCCGGGTAGCCGCATCGCGCTGGGGACCACCGACAAGGTCATCGGCTACGACGTGACCTACCGCTTCGAGGGCCAGGACAAGACCATCCGTCTGGACCAGAAGCCGGGCGACCGCCTGCCCGTGATCGATGGCCAGGTGGTGACGCAGACCGCCCGCGTCGACGCGCCCGACCAGGGCTGA
- a CDS encoding DUF6116 family protein, with product MPSPLLLPVLEWARRLRYPTLFKITAALFVISVLLPPGLDPIPLLDEMLFGLGTLLLANWKRRKDPPSSLEARDAHR from the coding sequence ATGCCCAGTCCCTTGCTGCTTCCCGTGCTCGAATGGGCGCGCAGGCTGCGTTATCCCACCCTGTTCAAGATCACCGCGGCGCTGTTCGTGATCAGCGTGCTGCTGCCGCCCGGGCTGGATCCCATCCCGCTGCTCGACGAGATGCTGTTCGGCCTCGGCACGCTGTTGCTCGCCAACTGGAAGCGTCGCAAGGATCCGCCCTCGTCGCTCGAGGCGCGCGACGCGCACCGCTGA
- a CDS encoding TatD family hydrolase, whose amino-acid sequence MLVDSHSHLDAPELDADRDAVVARARSAGVTRQVVPAVTAASWPKLRDVCRLDAGLFAAYGLHPMYLPEHRPAHLDELRAWIERERPVAIGECGLDFFVDGLDADAQQHYFDGQLRLAREFDLPLIVHARRAVDAVIASIRRVGGLRGVVHSFSGSAEQARQLWQAGFLVGLGGPVTYERANRLRTLAATLPLEQLLLETDSPDQPDAAIRGQRNEPARLPVIRDVIAGLRGIPPDELARATTRNAERLFALPSPG is encoded by the coding sequence ATGCTGGTCGACAGCCACAGTCATCTCGATGCACCGGAGCTGGACGCCGATCGCGACGCGGTGGTCGCGCGTGCGCGCTCTGCGGGCGTGACCCGCCAGGTGGTGCCTGCGGTAACCGCGGCGTCGTGGCCGAAACTGCGTGATGTGTGCAGGCTGGACGCCGGCCTGTTCGCGGCCTACGGCCTGCATCCGATGTATCTGCCGGAGCATCGTCCCGCACACCTCGACGAACTGCGCGCCTGGATCGAACGCGAGCGGCCCGTGGCGATCGGAGAGTGCGGCCTGGACTTCTTCGTCGACGGCCTGGATGCGGACGCGCAACAGCACTACTTCGATGGCCAGTTGAGGCTTGCGCGCGAGTTCGATCTTCCGCTGATCGTGCACGCACGGCGCGCGGTGGATGCTGTGATCGCCTCCATACGGCGCGTCGGCGGCCTGCGCGGCGTGGTGCACAGCTTCTCCGGGAGTGCGGAGCAGGCACGGCAGCTGTGGCAGGCCGGTTTTCTGGTCGGCCTGGGCGGACCGGTGACCTACGAGCGTGCGAATCGGCTGCGGACGTTGGCCGCGACGCTGCCACTGGAGCAGTTGTTGCTGGAAACCGATTCGCCGGACCAGCCCGATGCGGCCATCCGCGGCCAGCGGAACGAACCGGCACGTCTGCCGGTGATCCGCGATGTCATCGCAGGGTTGCGCGGGATCCCGCCCGACGAGCTGGCCCGTGCCACCACGCGGAACGCGGAACGGCTGTTCGCGCTGCCCTCCCCCGGCTGA
- a CDS encoding nuclear transport factor 2 family protein — MSARLLLMFAGLLPWAAMAQACPAIPDTMQAARIHAAGGPDALRVERVPVPVPAAGDVLVRVHYASVNPVDWKLQEAGRLPFPATPGGDFAGEVVAVGAGVTAFACGDRVAGIVDPRERSGSYADYVAAPVAAVVPAPAAFTLQEAAAYPTVAVAAWRYLVGAAEVRSRDRVLVHGGAGGVGSMVVQLAKARGAHVTATASARNHDYLRALGADAVIDYRSVRFEDAARGMEIVVDTVGGDTLARSPAVLRDGGRLVTLVGQVPAALCASGRIACPPAPAWDVQAGLAGVAPLIAAGQLRVHIDGLYPLSQIVEAQQHNRAGTTRGKVVVAVAADNVDRVSGDDVAAVRVPLQAYLDGHATGQRRHFERAFAEDAVLVGIKDDRYRHWPAREYIDVSSSGRVPADEAQRKRRIRQITVTGDVATAVIELDYPDMKALDHMTLLRRGDAWRIVVKGYHAWTPGLADGATAAR, encoded by the coding sequence ATGTCCGCCCGTCTCCTGTTGATGTTCGCCGGTCTGCTGCCGTGGGCTGCCATGGCCCAGGCCTGTCCCGCGATTCCCGACACCATGCAGGCCGCGCGCATCCACGCCGCCGGAGGACCGGATGCGTTGCGCGTCGAACGCGTTCCTGTACCGGTGCCGGCGGCGGGCGATGTCCTGGTGCGCGTGCACTATGCGAGCGTCAATCCCGTCGACTGGAAGCTGCAGGAAGCCGGCCGCCTGCCGTTTCCCGCGACGCCCGGCGGCGACTTCGCCGGCGAGGTGGTCGCCGTCGGCGCAGGCGTGACCGCGTTCGCCTGTGGCGATCGCGTTGCCGGCATCGTCGATCCGCGCGAGCGATCAGGCAGCTATGCGGACTATGTGGCCGCGCCGGTCGCGGCCGTCGTGCCCGCGCCGGCTGCGTTCACCCTGCAGGAAGCCGCGGCGTATCCGACCGTGGCGGTCGCGGCGTGGCGCTATCTGGTCGGCGCGGCCGAGGTCCGGTCCAGAGACCGGGTGCTGGTGCATGGCGGGGCGGGCGGGGTCGGATCGATGGTCGTGCAACTCGCGAAGGCGCGTGGCGCCCATGTGACCGCCACTGCGTCGGCGCGCAACCACGACTACCTGCGCGCCCTGGGCGCCGATGCGGTGATCGATTACCGCAGCGTCCGCTTCGAGGACGCGGCACGCGGCATGGAGATCGTCGTGGATACCGTGGGAGGCGACACGCTGGCGCGCTCGCCCGCCGTGCTGCGCGACGGCGGACGGCTGGTCACGCTGGTCGGGCAGGTCCCCGCCGCGCTGTGCGCGTCCGGCCGCATCGCATGCCCGCCGGCGCCCGCATGGGATGTGCAAGCCGGCCTCGCGGGGGTGGCGCCCCTGATCGCGGCCGGACAGCTGCGCGTCCACATCGACGGCCTGTATCCGCTGTCGCAGATCGTCGAGGCGCAGCAGCACAATCGCGCCGGCACGACCCGCGGCAAGGTGGTCGTCGCGGTGGCGGCGGACAACGTCGACCGCGTCAGCGGCGATGACGTGGCCGCGGTGCGCGTGCCGCTGCAGGCATACCTGGACGGCCATGCCACCGGCCAGCGCCGCCACTTCGAGCGGGCGTTCGCGGAGGATGCCGTGCTGGTTGGCATCAAGGATGACCGTTACCGCCACTGGCCCGCGCGTGAGTACATCGACGTCTCCTCCAGCGGTCGTGTGCCGGCGGACGAGGCGCAGCGCAAGCGCCGCATCCGGCAGATCACCGTGACCGGCGATGTCGCGACCGCGGTCATCGAACTGGACTATCCCGACATGAAGGCGCTGGACCACATGACCCTGCTGCGCCGTGGTGACGCGTGGCGCATCGTGGTCAAGGGCTATCACGCGTGGACGCCCGGGCTTGCGGACGGCGCGACGGCGGCGCGATGA
- a CDS encoding tRNA threonylcarbamoyladenosine dehydratase, with the protein MKKELRDRFAGIDRLYGVGATERYAASRVAIVGMGGVGSWVVEALARSGVGHLTLIDADDICVSNTNRQLPALEGHYGRNKAEAMAERCRAINPLIHVEAVPQFLTSTNMADLLDRGFDLVLDACDSFRVKVEMIAWCRRRKLPIVVSGSAGGRTDPTQIRLRDLSRTEHDALLALVRKKLRAEFNFPKNKDRYFGVQAVYSLENVNYPQADGTVCGLRPQLGADAALKLDCGVGLGAATHITGAFAFAMAGKALELLLKPRRASATVG; encoded by the coding sequence ATGAAGAAAGAACTCCGGGACCGGTTCGCCGGTATCGATCGTCTCTACGGCGTGGGCGCGACCGAACGCTATGCGGCATCGCGCGTGGCCATCGTCGGCATGGGCGGTGTGGGCTCGTGGGTGGTGGAAGCGCTGGCACGCTCGGGCGTGGGCCACCTGACCCTGATCGATGCGGACGACATCTGCGTGTCCAATACCAACCGCCAGTTGCCCGCGCTGGAAGGGCACTACGGACGCAACAAGGCCGAGGCGATGGCCGAGCGTTGTCGTGCGATCAATCCGCTGATCCATGTGGAAGCGGTGCCGCAGTTCCTCACGTCGACCAACATGGCCGACCTGCTGGATCGCGGATTCGACCTGGTGCTCGATGCCTGCGACAGTTTCCGCGTCAAGGTCGAGATGATCGCCTGGTGCCGCCGGCGCAAGCTGCCGATCGTGGTATCCGGCTCGGCCGGCGGACGCACCGATCCCACCCAGATCAGGCTGCGCGACCTGTCGCGTACCGAGCATGATGCGTTGCTCGCGCTGGTGCGCAAGAAACTGCGCGCCGAGTTCAACTTCCCGAAGAACAAGGATCGCTACTTCGGCGTGCAGGCGGTCTATTCGCTGGAGAACGTCAACTATCCGCAGGCCGACGGCACGGTCTGCGGCCTGCGTCCGCAGCTCGGCGCCGATGCCGCCTTGAAGCTGGACTGCGGCGTGGGACTGGGGGCCGCCACGCACATCACCGGGGCCTTCGCCTTCGCCATGGCCGGCAAGGCGCTGGAACTGCTGCTGAAACCGCGCAGGGCGTCCGCCACCGTCGGTTGA
- a CDS encoding cytochrome c, whose amino-acid sequence MASQPETKKPSAASRYFFLFLIGLVVGAICTVMALRALQARQDKFPDSVMHVMAKHSGLLADKVKQNRCAATDTIPHVRTLRAMANDLEMAFPGIADDQRFKTHTSQFRADLDAALSAPPTDCAAAGALVEKVGADCKACHQDFRG is encoded by the coding sequence ATGGCCAGCCAGCCCGAGACCAAGAAGCCGTCCGCCGCTTCGCGCTACTTCTTCCTCTTCCTCATCGGCCTGGTGGTGGGCGCCATCTGCACGGTCATGGCCCTGCGTGCGCTGCAGGCCAGGCAGGACAAGTTCCCCGACAGCGTGATGCACGTGATGGCCAAGCATTCCGGCCTGCTGGCCGACAAGGTGAAGCAGAACCGCTGCGCCGCCACCGACACCATTCCCCACGTGCGCACGCTGCGGGCGATGGCGAACGATCTTGAGATGGCGTTTCCCGGCATCGCGGACGACCAGCGCTTCAAGACCCACACCAGCCAGTTCCGTGCGGATCTTGATGCCGCCCTGAGCGCACCCCCGACCGACTGTGCCGCCGCCGGCGCGCTGGTCGAGAAAGTCGGCGCCGACTGCAAGGCCTGCCACCAGGATTTCCGCGGATAG
- a CDS encoding glycine zipper 2TM domain-containing protein, which yields MNMRLLAIGLTATVALAGCASTSPGYGSGGYNNGGYSSAPANRYCADCGIVERIDVVPSGRSAPSATGAVLGGIVGAVAGRQISDRTGGSEGNKNVSTVAGAVAGAAAGNAIQNRTTGDTYNVTVRMDDGRRVTINQRDLGGVRENTYVRIQNGRVVIR from the coding sequence ATGAACATGCGTCTGCTCGCCATCGGCTTGACCGCCACCGTCGCCCTCGCCGGTTGCGCCAGCACATCGCCGGGCTACGGCAGCGGCGGCTACAACAACGGCGGCTACAGCAGCGCCCCGGCCAACCGCTATTGCGCGGACTGCGGCATCGTGGAGCGCATCGATGTAGTGCCGTCGGGCCGCAGCGCGCCGTCGGCCACGGGCGCGGTGCTGGGCGGCATCGTGGGCGCGGTGGCGGGTCGCCAGATCTCCGACCGTACCGGTGGCAGCGAGGGCAACAAGAACGTGTCCACCGTCGCCGGTGCGGTTGCCGGTGCAGCGGCAGGCAATGCCATCCAGAACCGCACCACCGGCGACACCTACAACGTCACCGTCCGTATGGACGACGGTCGCCGCGTGACCATCAACCAGCGCGACCTGGGCGGCGTGCGCGAGAACACCTACGTGCGCATCCAGAACGGGCGCGTGGTGATCCGCTGA
- a CDS encoding cold-shock protein, translating into MSDRETGTVKWFNDAKGFGFISRENGEDVFVHFRAIQTQGFKSLKEGQKVSFTVVQGQKGLQADAVQPV; encoded by the coding sequence ATGTCTGATCGTGAAACCGGAACCGTCAAATGGTTCAACGATGCCAAGGGCTTCGGCTTCATCAGCCGCGAGAATGGTGAAGACGTGTTCGTGCATTTCCGCGCCATCCAGACCCAGGGCTTCAAGAGTCTGAAGGAAGGCCAGAAGGTCAGCTTCACCGTCGTGCAGGGCCAGAAGGGTCTGCAGGCCGATGCGGTGCAGCCCGTCTGA
- a CDS encoding DUF456 domain-containing protein: protein MDIQMLYYALAVVLILIGIAGVVLPALPGLPLVFAGMMLAAWAGDFQQIGWVTLVVLGLLTALSFAADIFSTAIGAQRVGASRKALWGTVIGTFAGLFFMPIGLLAGPFVGALLGELWHGRELGQATKVGLGTWLGIVLGVVLKLGLTFAMVGLFVFAWFF from the coding sequence TTGGACATCCAGATGCTCTATTACGCCCTGGCGGTCGTGCTGATCCTGATCGGCATCGCCGGGGTGGTCCTGCCGGCCCTGCCGGGCCTGCCGCTGGTGTTCGCCGGCATGATGCTGGCCGCGTGGGCGGGCGATTTCCAGCAGATCGGCTGGGTGACGCTGGTGGTCCTGGGGCTGCTGACCGCGCTGTCGTTCGCCGCAGACATCTTTTCCACCGCCATCGGGGCGCAGCGCGTGGGCGCCAGCCGCAAGGCGCTCTGGGGCACGGTGATCGGTACGTTCGCCGGCCTGTTCTTCATGCCCATCGGGCTGCTGGCGGGTCCTTTCGTCGGCGCACTGCTCGGCGAACTGTGGCATGGGCGCGAACTGGGGCAGGCGACCAAAGTGGGCCTCGGTACCTGGCTCGGCATCGTGCTGGGCGTGGTGCTGAAGCTCGGCCTGACCTTTGCGATGGTCGGCCTGTTCGTCTTCGCATGGTTCTTCTGA